TTCCGGTTGCTGGACCCCACTTCATGATTTGAGAGCGGCGGCCCAAGAGTGGCGGATTAGGTCAGGCATACCTAACTAAGCGTTACCTAACCATGTCAAGCCGGTCTCACTCCCGCCAGGGGGGTGCTCGCGGTAATGCGTAAGTCGCGCTTCTACCGGGTCGATGTTCCGCGTAGGCGTCGCTCGCTGCGCAGCGCCGTCGAGTACGCCGTGGCAACCTTCGGCGGACTCGACTACGCGTTCAACAACGCAGGCATCTTCGCGTCCGCACCACTTGCCGATCTCGAGATCGAGGAATGGCAGCGCGTCGTACGTCGAGATCTCGCCCCTGGTGGGCGGCATCCAGGTCCGGGTGTCGTCTCCGGAGGGCCCCTCGACCTTGATCACAGTCGCGCCGAGGTCGGCCAGCAGCATGGTCGCGTGAACCGACGCACACTCGGAGGTAGCAATGGGAAAGCGTGGCAGCGGTCCCGACTTCATCGAAGCCTTGGCCAGAGGCCTGGAGGTGATTCAGGCGCTCGGCGACGCCCACGACACGAAAGGTGCTGCTCGCCGACCTGAGCCCTGAGGAGCTGGACGCGGTGCTCGACCAGCCGAGCCGATCGGGGGTGGTCGCCCGCCGGGAGGTCGACCGGGCCCAACTGGGACGGGAACTTGCGGATACTCGCGCCAAGGGGTGGTGCATGACCGATCAAGACCTCGCAGTGGGCATCCGTTCCGTGGCCGCGCCTCTGCGCGATGCGACGGGGCGTGTCGTGGCGGCTCTGAACGTCAACGCTCATGCCGGCCAGACTTCGGTGGACAGGTTGCTCGAGCACCACCTGCCCAGACTGCTCTCTACGGCATCCTCGATCAGTGAGGACTACGTGCGTCGGAACCAGCTTCGGTGACCGAACAGCAGTGAGGTGGGTCAGAGCCAGTTCTTGCGACGGAAGATGACCCACATCGTGGTGCTGACAGCGAACATCAAGAACAACGCGAACGGGTAGCCGAACCACCAGGAGAGTTCGGGCATCTTCTCGAAATTCATGCCGTAGATGCCGGCGACGACAGTAGGGGTGAACAGGATGGCCGCCCACGACGAGGCCTTCTTCACCTCGTCCGCCTGGTTGTTCGCCACCTCGGCAAGCCGCTTCATCTCCTCATTCTGGGTCTGTGCGACGAGGGTGGCGTTGAGGGTGAGGATGTCGGCGAGCGACTGCCGGAAGCCGTCGACCCG
This is a stretch of genomic DNA from Yimella lutea. It encodes these proteins:
- a CDS encoding IclR family transcriptional regulator domain-containing protein; translation: MLLADLSPEELDAVLDQPSRSGVVARREVDRAQLGRELADTRAKGWCMTDQDLAVGIRSVAAPLRDATGRVVAALNVNAHAGQTSVDRLLEHHLPRLLSTASSISEDYVRRNQLR